A stretch of Rhododendron vialii isolate Sample 1 chromosome 4a, ASM3025357v1 DNA encodes these proteins:
- the LOC131324316 gene encoding zeatin O-glucosyltransferase-like, with product MDVSNIQDPRSQGIMSSSSKNAQVEVIVVPFPCMQSHLNQLLQLSCLISSSYNIPVHYATTATHLRQVQLRFNSQTHLQNPQIHFHEFPTPPFLSPPPNPNSSSKFPSHMLPSFEASLQLRDPVADLLREISNTATRVVVIHDINMAYVVQDVATIPNAESYVFCPVSAFYMSFMSLKDHEAFQSLEELKGLSTIPENLPPEVLKFCTLQADYQSLAAGTIFNSCRSIEGTYLDLLEKEMSSRNKKVWAIGPMNSDTKGDKRKSNSRQHMCLEWLDKQAPKSVLYVSFGTTTTMADEQIKELALGLEQSKQKFLWVLRDADKGDIFARDVERSPLPDGYMERVKEFGMVVTDWAPQVDILGHPSTSGFMSHCGWNSCLESITMGVPILAWPMHSDQHGTAFLVTNILKVGLGVTICEQQEQIVTSSTICGVVKMLMASREGEEVRRNVEEIGGATRQAVEEGGVSSLELDSFITHITR from the exons ATGGATGTTAGTAATATCCAAGATCCAAGAAGCCAAGGCATTATGAGTTCCAGCTCCAAAAATGCTCAAGTGGAAGTGATAGTAGTGCCATTCCCATGTATGCAAAGCCATCTCAACCAACTTCTCCAACTCTCCTGCCTCATCTCCTCCTCCTACAACATTCCCGTCCACTacgccaccaccgccacccacCTCCGCCAGGTCCAACTCCGTTTCAATTCCCAAACCCACCTCCAAAATCCCCAGATCCACTTCCATGAATTCCCCACCCCTCCTTTCCTCTCCCCTCCTCCGAACCCGAATTCCTCCTCCAAATTCCCTTCACACATGCTGCCTTCCTTTGAGGCTTCCTTACAGCTTCGCGACCCCGTGGCGGATCTCCTCCGTGAGATCTCCAACACCGCCACACGGGTCGTTGTAATCCACGACATCAACATGGCTTATGTGGTTCAGGACGTTGCCACCATTCCTAATGCAGAGTCCTATGTCTTTTGCCCTGTTTCTGCTTTCTACATGTCTTTCATGTCATTGAAAGATCATGAAGCTTTCCAGTCACTTGAAGAATTGAAAGGGCTATCAACTATCCCAGAAAATCTACCTCCAGAGGTCCTAAAATTTTGCACTCTTCAAGCTGATTATCAGTCGCTAGCCGCTGGAACCATATTCAACTCATGCAGATCAATTGAAG GTACTTACCTAGATTTGCTGGAAAAGGAAATGAGCAGTAGAAACAAGAAAGTTTGGGCAATTGGGCCAATGAATTCAGACACAAAAGGTGACAAAAGAAAGTCAAATAGCCGCCAACACATGTGTTTGGAGTGGCTAGATAAACAAGCCCCAAAATCTGTGCTATACGTCTCGTTTGGAACAACTACTACAATGGCAGATGAACAGATCAAAGAGCTTGCACTTGGATTGGAACAAAGCAAACAGAAGTTCCTTTGGGTTTTGCGAGATGCAGATAAAGGAGACATTTTTGCCAGAGATGTGGAGCGATCTCCACTCCCAGATGG GTACATGGAAAGGGTCAAGGAATTTGGAATGGTGGTGACGGATTGGGCGCCTCAGGTGGACATTTTGGGACACCCATCAACCAGTGGATTTATGAGCCATTGCGGATGGAACTCGTGTTTGGAGAGTATAACCATGGGAGTGCCGATACTTGCTTGGCCAATGCACTCTGACCAACATGGAACTGCATTTCTGGTTACAAACATTTTAAAAGTTGGTCTAGGAGTCACCATCTGTGAACAACAAGAGCAAATAGTGACTTCATCCACCATTTGTGGAGTTGTAAAGATGTTGATGGCATCAAGAGAAGGGGAAGAGGTCAGAAGGAATGTTGAGGAGATCGGTGGTGCCACCCGCCAAGCAGTGGAGGAAGGTGGTGTTTCTAGCTTGGAGTTGGATTCATTCATTACCCACATAACTAGGTAG
- the LOC131324314 gene encoding zeatin O-xylosyltransferase-like produces MDIHSKDPSNDLISSISKQAEVVVIMVPFPCQSHLNQLLHLSCLISSSYNIPVHYATTSTHLRQAKLRFNSQTHLQDSQIHFHEFPTPDVHSPSPTPDPSTKFPTHLQPSFDSSIHLRQPMAALLHGISAMTRRVIIIHDVLMAYVVQDVADVPNAESYAFNPTSPFSSFFDGWQMMGKPSLKEPPPKGLPSFEGCFTIDVLTFIALQADFLKFTTGYIYNSSRSIEGTFIDLIAKDQFNRNKVNTQMWAIGPLNLGADYDRNNSNSPKHKCLEWLDKQAPKSVLYVSFGTTTTMTDEEIKELAMGLEQSEQKFIWVFRNADKVDIFTGEVMKEKLPEGFEERMKEVGMVVRDWAPQVEILGHPSTGGFMSHCGWNSCFESIALGVPIAAWPMHSDQPKNAFLVTDILKVGLPVNKWEQREEIVTSSTIAKVVRKLIASKEGEEIRKRAEELGASTKQAVEEGGASRMELDSFIAHITR; encoded by the coding sequence atgGATATCCACAGCAAAGATCCAAGCAATGACCTGATCAGTAGTATCTCCAAACAAGCTGAAGTGGTGGTAATAATGGTGCCATTTCCATGCCAAAGCCATCTCAACCAGCTCCTCCACCTCTCCTGCCTCATCTCCTCCTCCTACAACATCCCCGTCCACTACGCCACCACCTCCACCCACCTCCGCCAGGCCAAACTCCGTTTCAATTCCCAAACCCACCTCCAAGACTCCCAAATCCATTTCCACGAATTCCCCACCCCTGATGTCCACTCTCCTTCCCCTACCCCAGATCCCTCCACCAAATTCCCAACCCACCTCCAGCCCTCATTCGATTCTTCCATCCACCTCCGCCAGCCAATGGCCGCACTCCTCCATGGAATCTCTGCCATGACAAGAAGGGTTATCATCATCCACGATGTCCTGATGGCTTATGTGGTTCAGGATGTTGCTGACGTTCCAAATGCAGAATCCTACGCATTTAACCCAACTTcacccttttcttctttcttcgaCGGGTGGCAAATGATGGGAAAACCGTCCCTGAAAGAACCACCACCAAAAGGGCTACCATCATTCGAAGGATGCTTCACCATTGACGTGCTGACTTTCATAGCCCTTCAAGCTGATTTCCTGAAATTTACAACCGGATATATCTATAACTCGAGCAGATCAATCGAAGGTACATTTATTGATTTAATAGCAAAGGACCAGTTTAATAGGAACAAAGTTAACACACAGATGTGGGCGATTGGGCCCTTGAACCTGGGGGCAGACTATGATAGAAATAACTCAAATAGCCCAAAACACAAATGTTTGGAGTGGCTTGACAAACAAGCCCCAAAGTCCGTTCTATATGTTTCATTTGGAACAACAACTACAATGACTGATGAAGAGATCAAAGAGCTCGCAATGGGGTTAGAACAGAGCGAGCAAAAGTTCATCTGGGTTTTCAGAAATGCCGATAAAGTAGACATTTTCACAGGAGAGGTGATGAAAGAGAAACTGCCAGAAGGGTTTGAAGAGAGAATGAAAGAAGTTGGAATGGTGGTGAGGGATTGGGCACCTCAAGTAGAGATTTTGGGGCACCCATCCACAGGCGGGTTCATGAGTCACTGCGGCTGGAATTCCTGCTTTGAGAGTATAGCTTTGGGAGTGCCCATAGCTGCTTGGCCCATGCACTCTGACCAACCCAAGAATGCATTTTTGGTTACAGATATATTGAAGGTTGGTCTGCCGGTTAACAAATGGGAACAGAGAGAGGAAATAGTGACTTCGTCAACCATAGCAAAAGTTGTCAGGAAGCTGATCGCATccaaagaaggggaggagataAGGAAGAGAGCTGAGGAGCTAGGTGCTTCCACCAAGCAGGCGGTGGAAGAAGGTGGTGCTTCTCGGATGGAGCTGGATTCATTCATCGCTCACATTACTAGGTAG
- the LOC131324318 gene encoding zeatin O-glucosyltransferase-like, with product MDATNIIQYPSHGAQVEVIVVPFPMHSHLDQLLRLSCLIAAHNIPVHYATTATHLRQAKLRFDSQTYLQNSNIHFHEFPTPHFLSPPPIPNSSSKFPSHLQPSFEASVHLREPTAALLREVSATARRVVVIHDYLMAYVVQDVGTLPNAESYMFCAVSVFHYSLRGMKDQNSVQVLLDQELKGIPSLEGCSTPEFQNLISLQYDFLSLGAGIIFNSCRSIEGTYIDLLAKEMNSRNKKIWAVGPLNHGKTSDRRESNSRHKCLEWLDKQVPKSVLYVSFGTVTSIADEQIKELAIGLVQSKQKFIWILRDADRGDIFAGDVKRAQLPKWYEERVKEFGLVVRDWVPQVEILGHPSTGGFMSHCGWNSCLESITMGVPIAAWPMHSDQPRNAFLVTDILKVGVAVNTWEKREEIVNSSTIARAVKSLMASKEGDETRKRVEEIGDATRLAVEEGGISRLELYSFIARITRE from the exons ATGGATGCCACCAATATTATCCAATACCCAAGCCATGGTGCTCAAGTGGAAGTGATAGTAGTGCCCTTTCCAATGCATAGCCATCTCGACCAACTCCTCCGCCTCTCCTGCCTCATTGCCGCCCACAACATCCCCGTCCACTAtgccaccaccgccacccacCTCCGCCAGGCCAAACTCCGTTTCGATTCCCAAACCTACCTCCAAAACTCCAACATCCACTTCCATGAATTTCCCACCCCTCATTTCCTCTCCCCTCCCCCCATCCCAAATTCCTCCTCCAAATTTCCTTCACATCTCCAACCTTCCTTTGAAGCTTCAGTGCACCTCCGCGAACCCACGGCAGCGCTCCTCCGCGAGGTCTCTGCAACCGCCAGGCGGGTTGTCGTAATCCACGACTACCTCATGGCTTATGTGGTTCAAGACGTTGGTACCCTCCCCAATGCAGAGTCTTATATGTTCTGTGCTGTTTCTGTTTTCCACTATTCTCTTAGAGGAATGAAGGACCAGAATTCAGTCCAAGTACTACTTGATCAAGAACTGAAAGGGATACCATCTCTTGAAGGATGTAGCACTCCGGAGTTCCAAAATCTTATATCTCTTCAATATGATTTTCTCTCACTAGGAGCTGGAATTATCTTCAACTCATGCAGGTCAATTGAAG GTACTTACATTGATTTACTGGCAAAGGAAATGAATAgtagaaacaagaaaatttgGGCAGTTGGGCCATTGAATCATGGCAAAACGAGTGACAGAAGAGAGTCAAATAGCCGGCACAAGTGTTTGGAGTGGCTTGACAAACAAGTCCCTAAATCCGTGTTATATGTCTCGTTTGGAACAGTTACTTCAATAGCAGATGAACAGATCAAAGAGCTTGCGATTGGGTTAGTACAGAGCAAACAAAAGTTCATTTGGATATTGAGAGATGCAGATAGAGGAGACATTTTTGCCGGAGATGTGAAGAGAGCTCAACTGCCAAAATG GTATGAGGAAAGGGTGAAAGAGTTCGGATTGGTGGTGAGGGATTGGGTGCCCCAAGTGGAAATTTTGGGGCATCCATCCACAGGCGGGTTTATGAGTCATTGCGGTTGGAATTCATGCTTGGAGAGCATAACCATGGGAGTGCCCATAGCTGCCTGGCCAATGCACTCTGACCAGCCTAGGAATGCTTTTTTGGTTACAGACATATTAAAAGTTGGTGTGGCAGTTAACACAtgggaaaagagagaggaaatagTGAATTCATCCACCATAGCAAGAGCTGTGAAGAGTTTGATGGCATCAAAAGAAGGGGACGAGACAAGGAAGAGGGTGGAGGAGATAGGCGATGCCACTCGACTGGCGGTGGAAGAAGGTGGAATTTCTCGCTTAGAGTTGTATTCATTCATTGCCCGCATAACCAGGGAGTAA